From one Diachasmimorpha longicaudata isolate KC_UGA_2023 chromosome 8, iyDiaLong2, whole genome shotgun sequence genomic stretch:
- the LOC135165460 gene encoding uncharacterized protein LOC135165460, producing MTIVQSCWSPIIWTNNIKTGSKAIACYTVAISVIMITFISYQMLGGDSTQLYNPLFEADVRGSMQWVGGFLILYFVVLIMSALSMVYGINIGIRGWLLPWLICWFFAFLFQFSFGLWLLGGYYIYLEVVVPTMILWLWGAYNLYCWLCVLSVYKLFEQLQSPNIELLWP from the exons ATGACGATCGTACAGTCCTGTTGGTCGCCGATTATATGGACGAATAACATCAAAACTGGAAGTAAAGCAATTGCTTGCTACACCGTG GCTATCAGTGTCATTATGATCACCTTTATATCCTATCAAATGCTCGGAGGTGATTCTACACAACTTTATAACCCTCTTTTTGAGGCAGACGTGAGAGGAT CAATGCAGTGGGTAGGTGGATTCCTGATACTCTACTTTGTGGTCCTCATAATGTCCGCTTTGTCGATGGTGTATGGCATCAACATAGGAATCAGGGGATGGCTGTTACCATGGCTTATATGTTGGTTCTTTGCCTTcctatttcaattttccttcgGTCTGTGGCTTCTAGGCGGCTACTATATCTAT CTTGAGGTCGTCGTCCCAACAATGATCCTTTGGTTGTGGGGTGCATATAAT cTGTATTGCTGGTTGTGCGTACTTTCCGTCTACAAACTATTCGAACAGCTCCAGTCGCCGAATATCGAATTACTCTGGCCTTAA